A single genomic interval of Pleurocapsa minor HA4230-MV1 harbors:
- a CDS encoding undecaprenyl/decaprenyl-phosphate alpha-N-acetylglucosaminyl 1-phosphate transferase, producing the protein MPVELYHLIAFLTSVTFVLWTIPDVKTLGLKLGIVDRPNARKIHQKPVVRVGGVSIFAGTIAALVIVWLLGGFSALASDKVTEVWAVIIGSILFFGIGFADDLFNLTPISRLLMQVAVATGCWYMGVRIDFVSFPIYSLVKIYWLSLPVTVVWLVGMANAINWIDGVDGLAAGVSGIAAFVMLVVTLFMDQPAAGLIAAAMAGGALGFLRYNFNPAQIFMGDGGAYFMGFTLAAVGVVGLVKTTAITAVLLPYLILAVPILDMSAVIFSRISKGKSPFIADKSHLHHWLLKTGISQRQTVLFIYTLTFWVGSLALGFSNIPSGWGYAIGATMLLAWQLWQVWQVWKERRRILNNISESDR; encoded by the coding sequence ATGCCTGTTGAACTATATCATCTGATTGCTTTTCTCACCTCGGTTACCTTTGTTTTATGGACGATACCCGATGTCAAAACTTTAGGTTTAAAGTTGGGTATCGTAGATCGACCAAACGCCAGGAAGATTCACCAAAAACCCGTTGTCCGAGTGGGCGGGGTTTCTATTTTTGCTGGCACCATTGCTGCTTTAGTTATTGTCTGGCTGCTGGGGGGATTTTCTGCCCTCGCTTCTGATAAAGTTACGGAAGTCTGGGCGGTAATTATTGGCAGCATTTTATTTTTTGGCATTGGTTTTGCTGACGATTTGTTTAATCTCACCCCCATTTCACGGTTACTGATGCAAGTTGCCGTAGCTACTGGTTGTTGGTATATGGGAGTCAGGATCGATTTTGTCTCTTTTCCGATCTATTCTCTAGTTAAAATCTACTGGCTAAGTCTTCCTGTTACCGTAGTCTGGCTCGTCGGGATGGCAAATGCCATTAACTGGATTGATGGGGTTGATGGTTTAGCGGCTGGGGTTTCGGGGATTGCTGCCTTTGTAATGTTAGTTGTGACCTTGTTTATGGATCAGCCTGCTGCTGGCCTAATTGCGGCGGCGATGGCAGGGGGCGCACTGGGATTCCTCCGTTATAACTTCAATCCCGCCCAGATCTTTATGGGGGATGGGGGAGCGTATTTTATGGGCTTTACCCTAGCAGCAGTCGGCGTAGTTGGCTTGGTTAAAACTACGGCGATCACAGCTGTTCTCTTACCCTATCTAATTCTGGCAGTTCCTATTCTCGATATGTCGGCGGTAATTTTTTCCCGTATTAGTAAAGGAAAATCGCCTTTTATTGCTGATAAAAGTCATCTACATCATTGGTTGCTCAAAACGGGAATTTCCCAGCGTCAGACAGTATTGTTTATTTATACCCTAACTTTTTGGGTCGGCAGCTTGGCTCTTGGCTTTTCCAATATTCCTAGCGGTTGGGGATATGCAATTGGCGCAACAATGCTACTAGCTTGGCAACTTTGGCAGGTTTGGCAAGTCTGGAAAGAAAGGCGTAGAATCCTTAACAACATTAGTGAATCAGATCGATGA
- a CDS encoding fumarylacetoacetate hydrolase family protein: protein MAERYVRIKTNREQIYYGVLKANRSVLVYDAPPWLSGQETDIVMELDTYQLLAPCVPSKIIAVGKNYLKHAAEMGTPVPSEPLLFLKPPTTIVADGQNIIYPVQSKQVDYEGELALIIGDRLSKVNPEQAAKSIWGYTIANDVTARDLQKKDNQWTRAKGFDTFCPLGPWIVRELSVEAQIQTFINNDHAPRQSAMISDMVFNPDVLISYISQVMTLLPGDVILTGTPEGVGSIKPGDTVRIEIEGIGSISNQVV from the coding sequence ATGGCAGAACGCTATGTCCGTATTAAAACTAATCGCGAGCAGATTTATTATGGTGTGCTGAAGGCAAATCGTAGTGTGTTGGTCTATGATGCTCCACCATGGTTAAGTGGACAGGAGACAGACATAGTGATGGAGTTAGATACATATCAATTGCTTGCTCCCTGTGTCCCTTCCAAAATTATTGCTGTGGGGAAAAACTATCTCAAACATGCAGCTGAGATGGGTACACCCGTTCCCAGTGAACCCTTATTATTTCTCAAACCCCCTACTACCATTGTGGCGGACGGTCAAAATATTATCTATCCCGTACAGTCAAAACAGGTAGATTACGAGGGAGAATTAGCTTTAATTATTGGCGATCGCCTTAGTAAAGTCAACCCAGAACAGGCAGCCAAGAGCATCTGGGGATATACCATTGCTAACGACGTAACGGCTAGGGATCTGCAAAAAAAAGATAATCAGTGGACAAGAGCCAAGGGATTTGATACTTTTTGTCCTTTAGGGCCGTGGATTGTCCGAGAATTGAGTGTTGAAGCCCAAATTCAAACTTTTATTAACAACGATCATGCTCCCCGTCAGTCTGCCATGATTAGCGACATGGTTTTTAACCCCGATGTCCTCATTTCTTACATCTCACAAGTTATGACCTTGTTGCCTGGAGACGTAATCCTCACTGGCACTCCCGAAGGAGTCGGCTCAATCAAGCCTGGAGATACGGTGAGAATTGAGATTGAAGGAATTGGCTCTATCTCGAATCAGGTTGTTTGA
- a CDS encoding serine hydroxymethyltransferase, with product MNQTNLDFLVQTDPEIAEIIDLELGRQRSHLELIASENFTSPAVLAAQGSVLTNKYAEGLPGKRYYGGCEFVDRAEQLAIDRAKQLFGAEMANVQPHSGAQANFAVFLTLLEPGDTIMGMDLSHGGHLTHGSPVNVSGKWFNVVQYGVNQETEQLDFEQIRALALKERPKLIICGYSAYPRTIDFAKFREIADEVGAYLLADIAHIAGLVATGHHPNPVSYCDVVTTTTHKTLRGPRGGLILTRDAELGKKLNKSVFPGTQGGPLEHVIAGKAVAFGEALKPEFKEYSGQVIINAQSMAEAFKARNFKLVSDGTDNHLILVDLRSIGMTGKKGDALVSQVNITANKNTVPFDSESPFVTSGLRLGSPAMTTRGMGATEFQEIANIIADKLLNPEDEAVQQKCLDRVAALCDRFPLYPYLQIPVPAKI from the coding sequence GTGAATCAAACTAATTTAGATTTCCTCGTCCAAACAGATCCCGAAATTGCGGAAATTATTGATTTAGAATTAGGTCGTCAGCGATCGCATTTAGAGCTAATTGCCAGCGAAAACTTTACTTCTCCTGCGGTACTAGCTGCTCAAGGTTCAGTCTTAACGAATAAATACGCCGAGGGTCTACCAGGAAAACGCTATTATGGCGGTTGCGAATTTGTAGATCGTGCCGAACAGCTAGCGATTGACCGCGCTAAACAATTATTTGGGGCCGAGATGGCAAACGTACAGCCCCATTCAGGCGCTCAAGCAAACTTTGCAGTTTTTCTAACCTTGTTAGAACCAGGCGATACCATCATGGGGATGGATTTATCCCACGGTGGACATTTGACTCATGGTTCTCCTGTAAACGTTTCAGGAAAATGGTTTAACGTCGTGCAGTATGGCGTAAACCAAGAGACAGAACAGTTAGACTTCGAGCAAATTAGAGCCTTGGCGTTAAAAGAACGTCCTAAACTAATTATCTGTGGCTATTCTGCCTATCCCCGCACTATTGATTTTGCTAAATTTAGAGAAATTGCTGATGAAGTTGGCGCGTATTTATTAGCTGATATTGCTCATATTGCTGGTTTGGTGGCAACAGGACACCATCCTAACCCTGTTTCCTATTGTGATGTGGTGACAACTACTACTCACAAAACCTTAAGAGGGCCAAGAGGTGGCTTAATTCTGACTCGCGACGCTGAATTAGGTAAAAAACTCAATAAATCAGTCTTTCCTGGGACTCAAGGTGGCCCTCTAGAACATGTCATTGCAGGTAAAGCCGTCGCCTTTGGGGAAGCTCTCAAACCAGAATTCAAAGAGTATTCAGGTCAGGTAATTATCAACGCCCAATCAATGGCCGAAGCCTTCAAAGCCAGAAATTTTAAGCTAGTATCTGACGGTACAGACAATCATCTTATTTTGGTTGACCTACGTAGTATTGGCATGACAGGTAAAAAAGGCGATGCTCTTGTTAGTCAGGTAAATATTACCGCTAATAAAAACACCGTGCCTTTTGATTCTGAATCACCTTTTGTCACTAGTGGGCTGCGCTTGGGTTCTCCTGCCATGACCACCAGAGGAATGGGGGCGACAGAGTTCCAAGAAATTGCTAACATTATCGCTGACAAACTACTCAACCCTGAAGATGAGGCTGTACAACAAAAATGTTTAGATCGAGTGGCTGCTTTGTGCGATCGCTTTCCTCTCTATCCTTATTTACAAATTCCTGTACCTGCCAAGATATAG